The Zootoca vivipara chromosome 4, rZooViv1.1, whole genome shotgun sequence genome has a segment encoding these proteins:
- the LOC118079427 gene encoding hemoglobin subunit beta-1: MVQWTAEEKELIAQIWAKTDVAVIGADSLGGLLVVYPWTQRLFAHFGNLSSPAAILGNPRVKAHGTKVLTSFGEAVKNPDKVKDTFCKLSELHCDKLHVDPENFKLLGNILLICLASHFGKEFTPAAHAAFQKLTNVVAHALTRQYH; the protein is encoded by the exons ATGGTGCAGTGGACCGCCGAAGAGAAGGAGCTCATCGCCCAGATCTGGGCCAAAACCGATGTGGCCGTGATCGGGGCAGATTCCCTTGGCGG CTTGCTGGTAGTGTACCCCTGGACCCAGAGGCTCTTTGCTCACTTTGGCAACCTCTCCAGCCCAGCCGCCATCTTGGGCAACCCCAGGGTCAAGGCGCACGGCACAAAGGTCCTGACGTCCTTTGGAGAAGCCGTCAAGAACCCCGACAAGGTCAAGGACACCTTTTGCAAGCTGAGCGAGCTGCACTGCGACAAGCTCCACGTGGACCCCGAGAACTTCAAG CTCCTGGGCAACATCCTCCTCATCTGCTTGGCCTCCCACTTCGGGAAGGAGTTCACTCCGGCCGCCCACGCCGCCTTCCAGAAGCTCACCAACGTGGTGGCGCACGCCCTGACCCGCCAGTACCACTGA
- the LOC118084900 gene encoding olfactory receptor 51I1-like, protein MEELNLTRFQPATFHLTGFPGLEQFHLWIAIPFCLLYAASITGNCTILAIVRRDRRLHEPMYFFLCMLSFNDLGVSLSTLPTVLAIFCFGLSDVLFDACLAQMFFLHSFSFMESGILLAMSFDRFVAICNPLRYSSTLTNPRIARIGLAIVLKSTVMLFPFPFLIKRLPICKSNILSHSYCLHPDMMRLACADITVNNIYGFFAVLFTYGLDSTFIVLSYTMILKTVLSIASREQRRKALNTCVSHICAVLSFYVPIIAVSVLHRFGKGAPPVVHIMMSNVYLFVPPLLNPIIYSVKTKEIRKGIAKMFS, encoded by the coding sequence ATGGAAGAGCTCAACCTCACCCGCTTCCAGCCTGCCACCTTCCACCTCACCGGCTTCCCAGGCCTGGAGCAGTTCCACTTGTGGATTGCCATCCCCTTCTGCTTGCTGTACGCTGCCTCCATCACTGGCAACTGCACCATCCTCGCCATCGTCAGGAGGGACCGGCGGCTCCACGagcccatgtatttcttcctgtGCATGCTGTCCTTCAACGATTTGGGGGTTTCCCTCTCCACCCTCCCAACGGTGCTCGCCATCTTCTGCTTTGGCCTCAGTGATGTCCTCTTTGACGCTTGCCTGGCCCAGATGTTCTTCCTCCACTCCTTCTCCTTCATGGAGTCCGGGATCCTGCTAGCCATGTCCTTCGACCGCTTTGTCGCCATCTGCAACCCTCTCCGGTACTCGTCCACCTTGACCAACCCCCGGATCGCCCGGATCGGCTTGGCCATTGTCCTGAAGAGCACTGTCATGCTCTTCCCCTTCCCGTTCCTCATCAAGCGGCTGCCCATTTgcaagtccaacatcctgtcccACTCCTACTGCCTCCACCCGGACATGATGCGCCTGGCGTGTGCCGACATCACTGTCAACAACATCTATGGCTTCTTTGCCGTCCTCTTCACCTACGGCCTGGACTCCACCTTCATTGTTCTGTCCTACACCATGATCCTGAAGACCGTCTTGAGCATCGCATCACGGGAGCAGCGGCGCAAGGCCCTCAACACCTGTGTCTCGCACATCTGCGCGGTCCTCTCTTTCTACGTCCCCATCATCGCTGTCTCTGTCCTGCACAGATTTGGGAAGGGCGCCCCTCCCGTGGTCCACATCATGATGTCCAACGTCTACCTCTTCGTCCCCCCGCTGCTCAACCCCATCATCTACAGCGTCAAAACCAAAGAGATCCGGAAGGGGATCGCCAAGATGTTTTCGTGA